The following proteins come from a genomic window of Acidimicrobiales bacterium:
- a CDS encoding carboxyl transferase domain-containing protein yields MRSEELTGRSVSIDARRGRYSAVETRLDHIDGRPVGLFRLEGGPHRGALGPAEGEAIERLVQVAVDDGLPIVGVVSSSGADMGEGIASLHAWGRVASRLAHASGTVPIILAVIGPYVSGPALLAGMADHVVMTVDAFAYVTGPRAVEGFTGEILDPVGLGGAAVHDARSGVVSVLAEDEDDALAAVADLLAYLPANTMEEPPRAASEDPVTRDCVAAASAVPGGSRAVYDIRAVVTDVVDASSFLEVRARYAPNMVTGYGRLDGRPIGIVANQPHHRAGTIDIEASRKAARFVQSCDAFNIPLLTIVDTPGFEPGKDLEWRGMIRHGAELVFAYGEATVPRLCLVVRKAYGGAYIVMDSRGLGSDFCAAWPGAEIAVMGSKGAVQILFGRRLAALDADAREREIALLEADYEARYCAPYLAAERGYIDDVIDPLQTRRVLAGALGHLTAKREHLPVRRHSNTPL; encoded by the coding sequence GTGAGGTCAGAGGAGCTGACCGGCCGCTCGGTGTCGATCGACGCCCGTCGGGGCCGGTACTCGGCCGTCGAGACCCGGCTGGACCATATCGACGGACGGCCGGTCGGGTTGTTCAGGCTGGAGGGAGGACCGCACCGCGGCGCCCTCGGACCGGCTGAAGGAGAGGCCATCGAGCGTCTGGTGCAGGTGGCCGTGGACGACGGTCTGCCCATCGTGGGCGTCGTCTCCAGCTCGGGTGCGGACATGGGCGAGGGGATCGCGTCCCTGCACGCCTGGGGTCGGGTCGCCAGCCGCCTGGCGCACGCGTCCGGCACGGTGCCGATCATCCTCGCCGTGATCGGCCCGTACGTCTCGGGACCGGCGCTGCTGGCGGGCATGGCCGATCACGTGGTCATGACCGTGGACGCCTTCGCCTACGTCACCGGCCCCCGCGCCGTCGAGGGCTTCACGGGCGAGATCCTCGACCCAGTGGGCCTCGGCGGCGCCGCCGTGCACGACGCCAGGAGCGGCGTCGTGTCGGTGCTGGCTGAAGACGAAGACGACGCCCTGGCAGCCGTCGCCGATCTCCTCGCCTACCTCCCCGCCAACACGATGGAGGAGCCGCCGCGGGCCGCCAGTGAGGATCCCGTGACCCGGGACTGCGTCGCCGCGGCGTCAGCAGTCCCGGGCGGCTCCCGCGCCGTCTACGACATCCGCGCCGTGGTGACCGACGTGGTCGACGCGTCCAGCTTCCTCGAGGTGCGGGCCCGCTACGCCCCGAACATGGTGACGGGCTACGGCCGCCTCGACGGGCGGCCCATCGGCATCGTCGCCAACCAACCTCATCACCGGGCGGGCACCATCGACATCGAGGCCTCGCGCAAGGCGGCGCGCTTCGTCCAGTCCTGCGACGCGTTCAACATCCCGCTGCTCACCATCGTCGACACTCCGGGGTTCGAGCCGGGAAAGGACCTCGAGTGGCGGGGAATGATCCGCCACGGCGCCGAGCTCGTCTTCGCCTACGGCGAGGCGACGGTCCCCCGCCTGTGCCTCGTGGTGCGAAAGGCCTACGGCGGCGCCTACATCGTGATGGACTCGCGCGGCCTGGGGAGCGACTTCTGCGCCGCCTGGCCCGGCGCCGAGATCGCCGTCATGGGCTCCAAGGGCGCTGTGCAGATCCTGTTCGGACGGCGACTGGCGGCGCTCGACGCGGACGCGCGAGAACGGGAGATAGCCCTCCTGGAGGCCGACTACGAGGCCCGTTACTGCGCACCGTACCTGGCCGCCGAGCGGGGCTACATCGACGACGTCATCGACCCGCTCCAGACCAGGCGCGTGCTGGCCGGCGCCCTCGGCCACCTGACGGCCAAGCGCGAGCACCTACCTGTCCGCCGCCATTCGAACACGCCGCTGTAG
- a CDS encoding ACP S-malonyltransferase, whose translation MDLAVLFPGQGVQTPGMGREWQRQRAWSVVERAEEALGTRLAPLLLDDDAAVLSRTRSAQLGVFLASLLVWEATKDQLGEPTAFAGHSLGQVTALVAAGILTLEDGIRLVDARGRSTQEAATARPGRMAALLGASAEDVAQACAVADGTCWLANDNAPGQLVVGGTPTGVEAATRHALDNGVRRMVPLNVEAAFHTPLMEEACGGFARALEAVPLQRATAPVVSNDDAEVYSDGDSWRRRLVRHLVSPVRWRQSVHALVELGVKKFVELGPGSSVSSMARRTVPEALVATISTPAHLPVLAEVV comes from the coding sequence GTGGATTTGGCGGTCCTCTTCCCGGGACAAGGAGTGCAGACACCCGGCATGGGTCGTGAGTGGCAGCGCCAACGAGCCTGGTCGGTGGTCGAGCGAGCAGAGGAGGCGCTCGGCACGCGGCTGGCGCCGCTGCTGCTGGACGACGACGCCGCCGTACTGAGCCGGACGCGGTCGGCCCAGCTCGGCGTGTTCCTGGCCTCGCTGCTGGTCTGGGAGGCGACGAAGGATCAACTCGGCGAGCCGACCGCGTTTGCCGGCCACTCGCTCGGCCAGGTCACCGCGTTGGTCGCGGCGGGGATCCTGACTCTCGAAGACGGCATCCGGCTGGTGGACGCCAGAGGGCGGTCCACCCAGGAGGCGGCCACGGCCCGTCCTGGTCGGATGGCGGCGCTGCTCGGCGCCTCGGCCGAGGACGTTGCCCAGGCGTGCGCCGTCGCTGATGGCACGTGCTGGCTGGCCAACGACAACGCGCCGGGTCAGCTCGTGGTCGGTGGCACGCCGACAGGAGTTGAGGCCGCCACTCGCCACGCCCTCGACAACGGCGTTCGTCGGATGGTCCCGCTCAATGTCGAAGCGGCGTTCCACACGCCGCTGATGGAAGAGGCCTGTGGCGGGTTCGCCCGAGCGCTGGAGGCGGTCCCGCTGCAGCGGGCCACGGCACCCGTGGTCTCGAACGACGACGCCGAGGTCTACTCCGACGGTGACAGCTGGCGACGACGACTCGTGCGCCACCTCGTGTCTCCGGTCCGCTGGCGCCAGTCGGTCCACGCCCTCGTCGAGCTGGGCGTCAAGAAGTTCGTCGAGCTCGGTCCCGGCTCGAGCGTGTCCAGCATGGCGCGGCGGACGGTGCCGGAGGCGCTCGTCGCGACCATCAGCACCCCCGCTCATCTGCCCGTACTCGCGGAGGTCGTCTGA
- the fabI gene encoding enoyl-ACP reductase FabI, whose translation MLLADKKVLVTGVLSEASIATSVARVAQEQGADVVLTSFGRALSLTQRVAQRLPRPADVMELDVTRPDHLAELTAGLERRWGRVDGVLHAVGYAPPVCLSGDFLAAGWDDVGTALHVSAYSLKSLAEATLPLMKETGGAIVGLDFDARQAWPSYDWMGVAKAALESTTRYLARDLGRYRIRVNLVAAGPVRTVAARGVPGFAELADAWSSRSPLTWRPEDALPVSRACVALLSDWFPATTGEIVHVDGGFHAVGA comes from the coding sequence ATGCTGCTTGCCGACAAGAAGGTCCTCGTCACCGGGGTGCTCAGCGAGGCGTCGATCGCCACCTCGGTCGCCCGCGTGGCGCAGGAACAGGGGGCGGACGTGGTGCTCACCTCGTTCGGCCGGGCCCTGAGCCTGACGCAGCGGGTCGCCCAGCGCCTGCCGCGGCCGGCCGATGTCATGGAGCTCGACGTCACGAGACCCGATCACCTGGCCGAGCTGACCGCGGGTCTCGAGCGCCGGTGGGGTCGCGTCGACGGCGTCCTGCACGCCGTCGGGTACGCCCCTCCGGTCTGTCTGAGCGGGGACTTCCTGGCCGCGGGGTGGGACGACGTGGGAACGGCGCTGCACGTCTCCGCCTACTCGCTGAAATCACTGGCCGAGGCCACCCTGCCGCTCATGAAGGAGACGGGCGGGGCCATCGTCGGGCTGGACTTCGACGCCCGCCAGGCGTGGCCGTCGTACGACTGGATGGGCGTGGCCAAGGCCGCCCTCGAGTCCACCACGAGGTACCTGGCCCGCGACCTCGGGCGCTATCGGATCCGGGTCAACCTGGTTGCCGCGGGACCAGTGCGCACGGTGGCCGCACGGGGCGTACCCGGCTTCGCCGAGCTGGCGGACGCCTGGTCGTCCCGGTCGCCGCTGACCTGGCGGCCAGAGGACGCTCTTCCTGTGAGCCGGGCGTGCGTGGCGTTGCTGTCCGACTGGTTCCCGGCCACCACGGGGGAGATCGTCCACGTGGACGGCGGCTTCCACGCCGTGGGGGCGTGA
- the acpP gene encoding acyl carrier protein, whose amino-acid sequence MDRTEIFGAVTELAVEVLGVEKEAVVDEARFKEDLDADSLDLVELVMALEERFDISVPEEDLEDVLTIGQAVALVSDKLSARA is encoded by the coding sequence ATGGACAGAACTGAGATCTTCGGAGCGGTAACCGAGCTCGCCGTCGAGGTCCTCGGCGTGGAGAAGGAGGCCGTCGTCGACGAGGCGCGGTTCAAGGAGGATCTCGACGCCGACAGCCTCGACCTGGTCGAGCTGGTGATGGCGCTCGAAGAGCGGTTCGACATCTCCGTGCCCGAGGAAGATCTCGAGGACGTCCTGACCATCGGGCAGGCAGTGGCGCTCGTGTCGGACAAGCTCTCGGCGCGGGCGTGA
- a CDS encoding acyl-CoA carboxylase subunit beta, protein MSEPAMAGRLDELVRRRQEALHAGSEKAVERQRAKGKMTARERLDYLLDTGSFHELGMLARHRSEDPGMEGDRPYTDGVVTGFGAIDGRRVCVFSQDFTLFGGTLGEVTAEKIHALMDLAASTRVPLIGINDGGGARIQEGVVSLDGYAKIFRRNVAASGGIPQISVIMGPCAGGAVYSPAMTDFVFMVRETAHMFITGPDVVKTVTGEDLTLEELGGATTHSTKSGVATFVSADEKACLDGVRGLLGYLPANSRELAPIVDSGDDPRRKTPQLSALMPSRSDHPYDMRQVLAAVVDDGELLECHQDWATNLVCAFARIGGRVVGVVANQPQVLAGILDIDGAEKGARFVRTCDSFNIPVVTFVDVPGFMPGSDQEHGGIIRHAAKLLYAYCEASVPCVQMITRKAYGGAGVVMGSKALGADLAYAWPSAELAVMDPQGAVDFLYRRELAQGPDPAGRRAALVAEYRDRHLNPYLAAERGYVDDVIDPTDTRAVLTGALELLATKVEEPPTRKHGNVPL, encoded by the coding sequence ATGTCTGAGCCGGCCATGGCCGGGCGGCTCGACGAGCTCGTTCGGCGCCGGCAGGAGGCGCTGCACGCCGGCTCGGAGAAGGCGGTCGAGCGTCAGCGGGCGAAGGGCAAGATGACGGCTCGGGAACGGCTCGACTATCTGCTCGACACGGGGTCCTTCCACGAGCTGGGCATGCTGGCCCGGCACCGGAGCGAGGATCCGGGGATGGAGGGCGACCGGCCCTACACCGACGGGGTCGTGACCGGCTTCGGCGCCATCGACGGCCGCAGGGTGTGTGTGTTCTCGCAGGACTTCACGCTCTTCGGCGGCACCCTCGGTGAGGTCACGGCCGAGAAGATCCACGCCCTGATGGACCTGGCCGCCTCGACCAGAGTGCCGCTGATCGGGATCAACGACGGCGGCGGGGCCCGCATCCAGGAGGGCGTGGTGTCACTCGACGGCTACGCCAAGATCTTCCGGCGCAATGTGGCGGCGTCGGGGGGGATCCCGCAGATCAGCGTCATCATGGGGCCGTGCGCGGGCGGCGCCGTGTACTCACCGGCGATGACGGATTTCGTCTTCATGGTCCGTGAGACCGCCCACATGTTCATCACCGGTCCCGACGTGGTGAAGACGGTGACGGGTGAGGACCTGACGCTGGAGGAGCTCGGCGGCGCCACCACTCACAGCACCAAGTCGGGGGTGGCGACGTTCGTCTCCGCCGACGAGAAGGCCTGCCTCGACGGCGTCCGCGGCCTGCTCGGGTACCTCCCGGCCAACAGCCGGGAGCTTGCGCCCATCGTCGACAGCGGAGACGACCCTCGGCGCAAGACGCCACAGCTCTCGGCGCTGATGCCGTCTCGGTCGGACCATCCCTACGACATGAGGCAGGTCCTGGCGGCGGTGGTCGACGACGGCGAGCTCCTCGAATGCCACCAGGACTGGGCGACCAACCTCGTGTGCGCGTTCGCTCGCATCGGCGGCCGGGTCGTGGGCGTGGTCGCCAACCAGCCCCAGGTGCTGGCGGGCATCCTCGACATCGACGGGGCCGAGAAGGGCGCCCGCTTCGTGCGCACCTGCGACAGCTTCAACATCCCCGTCGTCACCTTCGTCGACGTGCCCGGCTTCATGCCGGGGAGCGACCAGGAGCACGGAGGCATCATTCGCCACGCGGCCAAGCTCCTGTACGCCTACTGCGAGGCGAGCGTCCCGTGCGTCCAGATGATCACCCGCAAGGCGTACGGCGGCGCCGGCGTGGTCATGGGCTCGAAGGCGCTCGGCGCTGATCTCGCCTACGCCTGGCCCTCGGCCGAGCTGGCCGTGATGGACCCGCAGGGGGCCGTCGACTTTCTCTACCGCCGGGAGCTGGCCCAGGGGCCCGATCCCGCCGGGCGCCGGGCGGCTCTCGTGGCGGAGTACCGCGACCGCCACCTCAATCCCTATCTGGCGGCCGAGCGCGGCTATGTCGACGACGTCATCGACCCCACCGACACCCGGGCCGTGCTCACCGGCGCCCTCGAGCTGCTGGCGACCAAGGTCGAGGAGCCGCCGACCCGCAAGCACGGCAACGTCCCGCTCTGA
- a CDS encoding lysophospholipid acyltransferase family protein yields the protein MVDGPRPPDTYVVYRLTKPLVSAALRRCYRVDVKGLGHVPERGPMVLAANHRSFMDSIFLDLVTPRPITFIAKAEYWDSWRTAWIFRATGQIPLRRGSARGAREAIVSAGRILSGHGVIGIYPEGTRSRDGDLHPGNTGAARLALASGAPIVPVGLIGTEAVQAPDEPLPHLFKPVTVRFGAPHRLPPPSRSRRRKAELRAATDRLMHAIAKLSGQEYLADAPPEHESADV from the coding sequence ATGGTCGACGGGCCGCGCCCGCCGGACACCTACGTCGTGTACCGGCTGACCAAGCCGCTGGTCAGCGCGGCGCTCCGCCGCTGCTACCGGGTCGACGTGAAGGGGCTGGGTCACGTGCCCGAGCGCGGGCCGATGGTGCTGGCCGCCAACCACCGGTCGTTCATGGACTCCATCTTCCTGGACCTGGTGACCCCTCGACCGATCACGTTCATCGCCAAGGCCGAGTACTGGGACAGCTGGCGAACGGCGTGGATCTTCCGGGCGACGGGCCAGATCCCTCTCCGCCGGGGCAGCGCCCGCGGCGCCCGCGAGGCCATCGTCAGCGCCGGCCGGATCCTGTCCGGTCACGGCGTCATCGGCATCTACCCCGAAGGAACGCGGTCCCGCGACGGAGACCTGCACCCTGGGAACACCGGCGCGGCGCGCCTGGCCCTCGCCTCCGGCGCGCCCATCGTGCCCGTCGGCCTCATCGGCACCGAGGCCGTCCAGGCCCCCGACGAACCGCTTCCCCACCTGTTCAAACCGGTGACCGTGCGCTTCGGCGCCCCCCATCGCCTGCCGCCACCGTCACGGTCCCGCCGGCGCAAGGCCGAGCTCCGGGCCGCCACCGACCGGCTGATGCACGCCATCGCCAAGCTGTCGGGCCAGGAGTACCTGGCCGACGCGCCGCCCGAGCACGAGAGCGCCGATGTCTGA
- the fabF gene encoding beta-ketoacyl-ACP synthase II encodes MTPQHLDERGRPRVAVTGMGVKTPAGQDLQSFWASLLAGRSAAAPIVGLDDADLPVRIACQVHDFDPTRYLDTKEARRVDRVSQLGFAAAADALDDARPMTVDPARCAVVAGTGIGGLGTQEEQERIFFHRGASRVSPFLVPMMMPNATAALISMQLGWTGPNVCVATACAAGAHAVGEGARLIRDGSADVVLAGGSEAPISPIALVSFARMGALSARQDAPELASRPFDVDRDGFVIGEGGAFTVLERWDQATSRKARIWGEVAGYGRNADAYHVTAPSPGGGGAAACIQMALQDASLEPSDISHVNAHGTSTPLNDAAEAEAIAKVFGEREPPVTSVKGVTGHLIGAAGAAEAVASLLAVSNCLVPPTANHERTDPALDIDVVAGQPRAITARPVLSTSFGFGGHNAALILSPVA; translated from the coding sequence GTGACACCGCAGCACCTCGACGAGCGAGGCCGACCTCGGGTCGCCGTCACCGGCATGGGGGTCAAGACGCCCGCCGGCCAGGATCTGCAGAGCTTCTGGGCCAGCCTCCTCGCCGGCCGGTCGGCCGCCGCGCCCATCGTGGGCCTCGACGACGCCGACCTGCCGGTGCGGATCGCCTGCCAGGTCCACGACTTCGACCCGACTCGCTATCTGGACACCAAGGAGGCCCGACGCGTCGACCGCGTGTCCCAGCTCGGGTTCGCGGCCGCCGCCGACGCCTTGGACGACGCCCGACCGATGACCGTCGACCCCGCCCGCTGCGCGGTCGTGGCAGGCACGGGTATCGGCGGGCTGGGCACCCAGGAGGAGCAGGAACGGATCTTCTTTCACCGGGGCGCCAGCAGGGTGAGCCCGTTCCTTGTGCCGATGATGATGCCCAATGCCACTGCCGCCCTGATCAGCATGCAGCTCGGCTGGACGGGGCCGAACGTGTGCGTCGCCACCGCCTGCGCCGCAGGCGCGCACGCGGTGGGCGAGGGCGCCCGGCTGATCCGCGACGGCTCCGCGGACGTGGTGCTCGCCGGAGGATCAGAGGCGCCTATCAGCCCCATCGCCCTCGTCTCCTTCGCCCGCATGGGCGCCCTGAGCGCACGCCAGGACGCACCCGAGCTGGCGTCCCGCCCCTTCGACGTGGACCGCGACGGCTTCGTCATCGGTGAGGGCGGGGCGTTCACGGTCCTCGAGCGCTGGGACCAGGCGACGTCCCGGAAAGCTCGCATCTGGGGCGAGGTGGCCGGCTACGGGCGCAACGCCGACGCCTACCATGTCACCGCCCCGTCGCCGGGCGGCGGGGGCGCGGCGGCGTGCATCCAGATGGCGCTGCAGGACGCGAGTCTCGAGCCGAGCGATATCAGTCACGTCAACGCCCATGGCACGTCGACGCCGCTCAACGACGCGGCCGAGGCGGAAGCCATCGCCAAGGTGTTCGGCGAGCGGGAGCCGCCGGTGACTTCCGTCAAGGGCGTGACCGGCCATCTGATCGGGGCGGCGGGCGCGGCCGAGGCGGTGGCGAGCCTGCTCGCGGTCTCCAACTGCCTGGTGCCACCCACCGCCAACCACGAGCGCACCGACCCGGCCCTCGACATCGACGTCGTCGCCGGCCAACCCCGGGCCATCACCGCCCGCCCGGTGCTGTCGACCTCGTTCGGCTTCGGCGGCCACAACGCCGCCCTGATCCTCTCGCCGGTGGCGTGA
- a CDS encoding DUF2277 domain-containing protein — protein sequence MCRSIVTLRGPTDASDEEVRAAALQFVRKVSGYRQPSQANKDAFEGAVDEISESVRRLLTDISSTGRRSA from the coding sequence ATGTGCCGAAGCATCGTCACGCTGAGAGGCCCCACGGACGCGAGCGACGAGGAGGTCAGGGCGGCTGCGCTCCAGTTCGTTCGCAAGGTCTCCGGTTACCGCCAGCCCTCGCAAGCAAACAAGGACGCGTTCGAGGGCGCCGTCGACGAGATCTCCGAGTCGGTGCGTCGCCTCCTCACCGACATCTCCTCCACCGGCAGGCGCTCCGCCTGA
- a CDS encoding 5'/3'-nucleotidase SurE, with amino-acid sequence MRVLVTNDDGINARGLEELATALDEHGHDVVVAAPMHDCSGYGAAIGPIHLTGRVSCKEVIVGDLAHVPAYAIDGPPALAVLAACQGGFGIPPTLVVSGINAGANTGAAILHSGTVGAALTAANQGFPAVALSLAHGPDPSWRTAAAVSASIVEWLGAVGAIDRPIVLNVNVPNLALRWLRGVRIGTVASGGITQAGFVPAAGGHLQIEMTSPGMPPLPGTDSALVSAGYVAVTELQGIRGHHDTMLGPLPAQIEDTIQQTFQSVLS; translated from the coding sequence GTGCGAGTGCTGGTGACCAACGACGACGGCATCAACGCTCGCGGCCTGGAGGAGCTCGCCACGGCCCTCGACGAGCATGGCCACGATGTGGTGGTGGCAGCCCCCATGCACGACTGCAGCGGCTACGGCGCGGCGATCGGCCCGATCCATCTGACGGGTCGGGTGTCGTGCAAAGAGGTGATCGTGGGCGATCTCGCCCACGTGCCCGCCTACGCAATCGACGGCCCGCCGGCGCTGGCCGTGCTCGCCGCGTGCCAGGGAGGCTTCGGGATCCCGCCCACACTGGTTGTCTCGGGGATCAATGCCGGCGCCAACACCGGGGCGGCCATCCTGCACTCGGGCACGGTCGGGGCTGCGCTCACGGCTGCCAACCAGGGCTTCCCGGCCGTCGCCCTGAGCCTCGCCCACGGGCCCGACCCCTCGTGGCGCACGGCGGCGGCCGTGTCAGCGTCGATCGTCGAGTGGCTGGGCGCGGTGGGGGCCATTGATCGGCCCATCGTGCTCAACGTGAACGTGCCGAACCTCGCCCTGCGCTGGCTGCGCGGCGTACGGATCGGCACAGTCGCCAGCGGCGGGATCACCCAGGCTGGCTTCGTTCCTGCCGCAGGCGGACACCTGCAGATCGAGATGACATCGCCGGGGATGCCGCCGTTGCCCGGCACTGACAGCGCTCTGGTGTCGGCCGGCTACGTGGCCGTCACCGAGCTCCAAGGCATCCGCGGTCACCACGACACGATGCTCGGTCCCCTGCCGGCCCAGATCGAGGACACCATCCAGCAGACCTTCCAAAGCGTCTTGTCCTAG
- a CDS encoding YhjD/YihY/BrkB family envelope integrity protein, protein MSRVERLARAVDGFQQRHRPIAFLYGVVKKFGDDKASSLAALLVYYALLSLFPLLLILVTVLGLVAGSDPSVEAHILNSALKQFPVIGDQLRSNVHALERNSAPGLAVGLLWLVWSSVGVSQSGQYAMAEVWNIRGVRRPGFWARLVRSGLFIVLLAGFLVVSTGLAWLASYPSHGLSLVWRVGGGVVAGVVNSATYLAAFRVLTPGGVRLRQLVPGSVIGGVAWTVLQTVGGYLVGRYIRDATPVYGFFAVILGLIFWIYLGAQVTLYCAELNVVLARRWWPRGLVQPPLTVADKEVLVALAKEEERFADQDVQVRFAEPSRRPTRGDE, encoded by the coding sequence ATGTCACGGGTCGAGCGGCTCGCCAGGGCGGTGGACGGCTTCCAGCAGCGGCACCGGCCGATCGCTTTCCTCTACGGGGTGGTCAAGAAGTTCGGCGACGACAAGGCGTCGTCGCTCGCCGCCCTCCTGGTGTACTACGCCCTTCTCTCGCTCTTCCCGCTGCTCCTGATCCTCGTGACCGTGCTCGGCCTGGTGGCGGGGAGCGACCCGAGCGTCGAAGCGCACATCCTCAACTCGGCGTTGAAGCAATTCCCGGTGATCGGCGACCAGCTCCGCTCGAACGTCCACGCCTTGGAGCGAAACTCGGCGCCCGGCCTCGCCGTCGGGTTGCTCTGGCTCGTGTGGAGCTCGGTCGGCGTGAGTCAGAGCGGCCAGTACGCCATGGCCGAGGTCTGGAACATCCGGGGCGTGCGCCGACCGGGCTTCTGGGCCCGTCTGGTTCGCAGCGGGCTGTTCATCGTGCTGCTGGCTGGCTTCCTGGTCGTCAGCACCGGGCTCGCATGGCTGGCGAGCTACCCCAGTCACGGGCTCAGCCTCGTGTGGCGCGTGGGCGGCGGTGTCGTCGCGGGCGTCGTCAACTCGGCAACCTACCTGGCGGCCTTCCGGGTCCTCACCCCGGGCGGGGTCAGGCTCCGGCAGCTCGTACCGGGATCGGTCATCGGCGGGGTGGCCTGGACGGTGCTCCAGACCGTGGGCGGCTACCTCGTCGGTCGCTACATCCGGGACGCGACGCCGGTCTACGGGTTCTTCGCTGTCATCCTGGGGCTGATCTTCTGGATCTACCTCGGCGCCCAGGTCACTCTCTACTGCGCCGAGCTCAACGTCGTGCTCGCTCGGCGCTGGTGGCCGCGGGGCCTGGTGCAGCCGCCGTTGACCGTCGCCGACAAGGAGGTGCTGGTCGCCCTGGCCAAGGAAGAGGAGCGCTTCGCGGACCAGGACGTCCAGGTCCGGTTCGCCGAGCCATCCCGCCGTCCCACCAGAGGCGATGAGTGA
- a CDS encoding beta-ketoacyl-ACP synthase 3 gives MIVHPVLAGGCGMAVPSERLTNRDLEARLDTDDRWIVERSGIKERRVAGPGESTSTLAIAAGAAAMKDAGLTPDDIEVLVVATATPDQPLPGASALVADGLGLTCGSFDLGAACAGFTYGVVVGTSILAAGGGAAALVIGADTFTRIVDPADRNTAVLFGDGAGAVSLIAGSPTGSTSRAGSAPGQGPGVLAWDLGSDGTGYSLLEVPAGGSRTPTTVESIAEGAHWIRMDGRELFRRAVRVMADSGAAALAKAGLSPADVHLFVPHQANVRIIHACASRLGIDAGRVAVNVDRYGNTSAASVPLALAEAAEAGRLADGDIVLLGGIGAGLTWASVVVRWGRP, from the coding sequence GTGATCGTGCACCCCGTGCTGGCCGGTGGATGCGGCATGGCCGTCCCCAGCGAGCGCCTGACGAACCGCGACCTGGAGGCCCGCCTCGACACTGACGACCGATGGATCGTCGAGCGCTCGGGGATCAAGGAGCGACGGGTCGCCGGACCCGGCGAGTCGACGTCCACCCTGGCCATCGCCGCCGGCGCGGCGGCGATGAAGGACGCCGGCCTGACCCCTGACGACATCGAGGTGCTGGTCGTCGCCACGGCGACCCCCGATCAACCGCTGCCGGGCGCGTCGGCCCTGGTCGCCGACGGGTTGGGGCTGACGTGCGGGAGCTTCGACCTCGGCGCCGCCTGCGCCGGGTTCACCTACGGCGTGGTTGTGGGAACCTCGATCCTGGCCGCGGGCGGTGGCGCAGCCGCGCTGGTGATCGGCGCCGACACGTTCACCCGCATCGTGGACCCGGCGGACCGCAACACGGCCGTGTTGTTCGGAGACGGCGCCGGCGCCGTCAGCCTGATCGCGGGCTCTCCTACCGGGTCGACCTCCCGGGCCGGCTCTGCCCCTGGGCAGGGCCCCGGTGTGCTGGCGTGGGACCTCGGCTCGGACGGCACGGGCTACTCGCTGCTCGAGGTCCCCGCCGGCGGGAGTCGGACGCCCACCACGGTCGAGAGCATCGCCGAGGGCGCTCACTGGATCAGGATGGACGGTCGGGAGCTGTTCCGCCGTGCGGTACGGGTCATGGCCGACTCAGGCGCCGCAGCGCTGGCCAAAGCGGGACTGTCGCCGGCCGACGTGCACCTCTTCGTGCCCCACCAGGCCAACGTCCGCATCATCCACGCCTGCGCATCGCGGCTGGGAATCGATGCCGGGCGTGTGGCGGTCAACGTGGACCGCTACGGCAACACCTCGGCTGCGTCGGTCCCGCTCGCCCTCGCTGAAGCGGCGGAGGCGGGTCGGCTCGCCGACGGCGACATTGTCCTGCTGGGCGGCATCGGCGCGGGCCTGACGTGGGCCAGCGTCGTCGTCCGGTGGGGACGGCCCTGA